The following nucleotide sequence is from Vitis vinifera cultivar Pinot Noir 40024 chromosome 14, ASM3070453v1.
TGAATTGTTCGAGCCTCAAAAGTTTCACATAATCCAAGCACCGACCTCACATCCACCGCCATGACTACCCTTCCAGAAAAGTGGAACAAAAAGAAGTGAATAAAAGGAATCACTTAACTTAtagcaatataattggttgaGCTCAAAGGTTTTGGTAATCTACTTGAATCCATGAATCTATACTACCTTGGAGCAAAAAGTGATTGTGTGTTactgaaaaaataaatgaagaagaaaCTTCTTGTTGGGTGGCTGAATTAGGCATATAatatgcatttaatatgacattATCCCATTGGAACAGTTGACCCACCTGGTTAACCATTTTGACCAACCTTGCCAGTTCCTCAATGGCTAGAGTAGTGTTCAAACTTTGAAGCATTGGTTCCTTAGATTTGAATGCTACTAACATGATCTGCTCAGAcatgaaatatgatatttcCTGTCTATTTACTTAAGATACtgtttaatttggtttctcTTGGATCAGCTTAAGAAGGGATGGCTGCCTTCTCGGAGGGAGAAGGAGCTCCGAAGGGGGGCAAGTGCTGGTTTGCTGTGGAATCAAAGACTTTTGAGATCTCTATTGAAGAGACTCGAGGCAAACTGAGGGGGATTATTCTGGAGAGAAGCAAAGGCTTATCTTCCTGGataaaatttggagaaaagagCCTCAGTTCTCTGTTGGAAGGAGTGGAAGAGTGGTGCAGAGAAGAATCAAGTTCAAGGAGCCTTAGAGCTTGGGAAGAAGGAGGAAGGAAATATAGGTTGGAGTGTCGTTCAAATGCTGCAGGTAGGTATCTGCTATGTTCAGTGAGGGACTCGGAGGCAAAGAGGTTTTGTCTGGTTTTCCCAGAAGGTAAGGGCTTAGTAGGTGGTTGGTTCATGCTGGCTCAGAAGCTCAGAGCCCTTGGAATAACTTCTCAACCCATGAAGAAGTTTGATCTGGGTAATTCCACCTCTGTAAAGGAAGATTATAGAggtaaaggaaaagagaaagggaaagGAGTTATTCCAGATGCTGAAAGAGTGGAGAAAGGAGATTTAGGGGAAGCTTTATGGGTGGATGTTGGTGAGCGAGACTTGACCAGAAGGGAAGTGCAGCTTAGCCGCTGTTTGGTAGGATGTTTTGGTGATAGTGTGGAGGATGTTCCGCCTTTGTCCTTTTTGGAAGAATGGGCGTATGATAGCTGGTCTCTCAAGGGAGGTTTAAAAATCTCCCGGTTGGGTGGAGCCTTAGTGTTGTTcgaatttgaagacaaagtgGATGCGGAATGGGTGCTATTAAGGGGTAGTAGAAGGCTCCAGAGGAGAGAGTTTTTCTTGCAGAAATGGGGACCTGAAGTGGGTTGTTGCAGAAATGGAAGCCACCCAAAGGATGTGTGGGTGAAAGTAGTCGGACTACCACTTCATCTTTGGAGTAGAGAAGTGTTCAAGAGTATACGAGAGAGATGCGGGGGATTCATAGCTGTGGATGAGGATACAGCCTTTTTCTCCGAGCTACAGTGGGCTCGCATTTTGGTGAAAGCTCCGGGAAAGATCAAACAGGGTACACTACaggtgatagccggaaaatgcTGCTGGACGGTGAGTCTTTGGTGGGAAAATCCCCCATGGTTCTCGGAGGTGGTAGAGAGGCGGGAGGTCAGGGATGAGGGTAGGGGAGAATCACGCGCCAGTGGTAGCGTGAGAGGTTTTCAAAATGGCAAAAGTGGTCTGCAGGTTCAGGCGTCAGGGATTTAGGTTGAGTGTGGCAGAGAGCAAGGTGAGGCGGCAGTTGCAGGGGTGGATGAGGGAAGGAGGCCCTTCGCAGGTGATCTGGGCCATTTAAACAACGGGTTTGGGCCCAGTAAAGAGAAGGGACAGGCATATAAAGGCATGAGTGTCTTGGGCTTAAGTGAGGACAGGTTTTGGGCCAAAAGCCCACTACCCGCTAGTTTTAAAAAGAAAGGCTGGGGGTGGGCTTCTAAGCCCACTTCTGGAAAGGAGTTGGAGGTGCGGTCCTCCTCGGCTAGGGCTTCCTCTGTTCCCGCGGAGACTGAAGAGGGGTTGGATCCAGAGCTCAGGGTGTTCCAAGCTGAAAATGCCGTCGGGTCGACGCCGCGTGGATGGAGAGGCACCGACGAGGCTCTAATGGAGGAGGCTTCCAGGTACGATGCTGGtccttctcctctttctcaGCTGGGGCATCGGGGACACTCccacctttcttcttcttcttttggggGCATCGCCGAGGCCGTCGGGACTTCGGAGGGGGTGATTGTTGGTGCGGAAGGGGAGTTGGACTGTTATGAGATAAGTTTGGGGAGAATCAATGCCGCGTCGGCTTGCGGGGATGGGAGTGGACTTTTTCGGGACTCGGGTGATGCCGAAAAAGAAAATGAGCTAGCTCTGGTACCAGTTGGGGAGTTTGTTATGAGTCTTTGTGAGGAAGAGGAAGCATGTCACAGAGAAGAAGGGGAAAGTGGGGAAGGATGGAGTACTAGTAGCCTTGCGAGATTCAGCCACTGTTTGGGGATGCCAACGGAAGGCTTCGAAGAGGAAATCTTATATCTCTTAAGAAGAATGAAGGGGAGAATGGAGCAAAAGGGCAGGGAAGGGGTGACTAGGAAGAAGAgcctaaaatcttcaaaatccaGTAGGGAACTCAAGAAGCTGGAGTGGACGGTTAGTTACAAAAAGGCGAAAATGGGATCTAGCACGGGGTTTTCTGGAGGGGCTTCAGGATCAGGGTGTAAATGAAGATAAGAATTCTGTCatggaatgttagaggggctAATGATAGGGATAAAAGGAGGATCATCAAGTCAGTTATTAAATCCCAGAGAGTGGACGTGGTGTGTTTACAGgaaactaaaattaaagaaatgtcTACGGGGCTTGTTCGAAGTTTGGGGGTGGGAAGAAATATAGAGTGGAGAGCAGTCAACTCTAGGGGAGCAGCTGGGGGTATTTTGGTGTTCTGGGACAACAGGGTGGTGGAGCTGGTGGGATGGGAACAAGGAGTGTTCTCAATTTCGTGCCGGTTCAAAAATTGTGTGGATGGTGTTGTATGGGTGTTCACTGGGGTGTATGGGCCGGTTTGCAGTGGTGATAGAGAGGAGTTTTGGGAGGAACTTGGTTCAGTTAAAGGACTATGGAGGGACCCTTGGTGTGTGGGAGGGGATTTCAACTTGGTAAGGTTTCCAGAGGAGCGTAGCAGACGAGGTGGTCTTACAGCTTCTATGAGGAGATTCTCAGAAGTGGTTGAGGATCTGGAGCTCAGGGACTATCCATTGCGGGGGGGTCCGTTTACTTGGAGAGGGGGTTTGAACAACCGGGTCCAGTCTAGGCTGGATAGGTTCTTAGTGACGGATAATTGGGATAACATGTTTAATGGTGCTGTACAGGGCATTCTCCCGAGACCTGTCTCGGATCACTTCCCCATTCTCTTGGAAGGAGGAGGTTTGAAGAGGGGTCCTTCCCCTTTCaggtttgagaacatgtggttgGAGGAGGGGGGTTTTAAAGACAAGTTGAAGACGTGGTGGGGGAGTTTAAAGTTTACTGGGTCAGCCAGCTACATTCTAGATGCTAAATTGAGGgcccttaaaaacattttgaagaTTTGGAATAAGGAGGAGTTTGGGTTAGTTGAGGATAAAAAGGGTGAAGCTCTTAAACAAGTTGAGTACTGGGATGAAAAGGAGAAATATGATGTTTTAAATATGGAAGATTGTGAAGCAAGAAATGGAGCAAGGGAGGCCTACAAGTCTTGGGTGATAAAAGAAGAGATTTTCTGGAGACAGAAGTCTAGGGagttgtggttgaaggagggggaTAATAATACCAGATTCTTTCATAGGATGGCGAATGCTCATTGTAGAAGAAACTGGCTGTCCAAGTTGAAAGTTAATGGTTGTTGGCATTCAGAGGAAAATAACTTAAGAAACAGTGTGGTGGGGGCGTTTCAAGAGCTGTACCAGGAAGAAGAGGGGTGGCGTCCTAGTGTTGACGGGATCTCTTTTATGAGGTTAGATATCAGTGAGGCTGAGGGGTTGGAGATCCCTTTCGTGGAGGAAGAGGTGTTAGCAGCTCTTACGGACCTAGGCAAAGACAAAGCCCCGGGGCCGGATGGCTTTACAATGGCGTTCTGGCTTTATGGGTGGGATGTGGTGAAGTTTGAAATTATGggattttttagagaattccaTGAAAGGGGCAGATTTGTAAAATCCCTAAATGCAACCTTcttggttttagtccctaagaaGGGAGGGGcagaagatttgaaagattttagACCGATTAGCCTTGTGGGAAGCCTGTACAAGTTGTTGGCCAAGGTATTGGCAAATAGACTCAAGAAGGTTATGGGAAAAGTGATTTCGGAaccccaaaatgcctttgtggagggtaggCAAATTCTTGATGCAGTTTTGATTGCTAATGAGGCTGTGGACTCCAGATTGAAAAGCAATCAAGGGGGCGTAAtgtgcaaattggatatagagaaggctttTGATCATGTTGGCTGGAAGTTCTTGTTGACTGTGTTAAAGCAAATGGGATTTGGGCAGAGATGGATTATGTGGATAGAGTGGTGTATCTCAACTGTTAGATACTCCGTTCTGATAAATGGCTCTCCTTCCGGATTCTTCCAAAGCTCAAGGGGTCTGAGGCAAGGGGACCCCCTATCCCCTTACCTGTTCGTGATAGCTATGGAGGTGTTTAGTTGCTTAATGAGAAGGGCCATCAGTGGGGGCTTTCTATCTGGATGGAGGATTAGAGGCAGGGGTGGAGAAGGGATTATGATATCCCATTTGCTCTTTGCGGACGACACCTTGGTGTTTTGTGAGGAGTCCCAGGATCAGTTGACGTATCTAAGTtggcttctcatgtggtttgaggcttgctcaGGTTTGAAAGTTAACTTGGAGAAGAGTGAGCTTATTCCGGTGGGGAGGGTGACTGATATAGAGGATTTGGCTCTGGAGTTAGGTTGTAAGGTGGGGGGTCTGCCTTCTAGGTATTTGGGTTTGCCTTTGGGGGCACCTTTCAAATCAGAGGTGGTATGGGATTGTGTTGAAGAGAGGTTTAGGAAAAGgttggctatgtggaagagacagtaTATTTCCAAGGGGGGAAGACTCACCCTTATTCGGAGCACTCTTTCCAGTTTGCCGGTTTACTTCAtgtctcttttccttttgcccAGAAAAGTTAGGATGCGGTTGGAGAAGATTCAGAGGGACTTCCTGTGGGGGGGAGGTGCTCTTGAACAGAGGCCTCATCTGGTTAGGTGGACTCTGGTTTGCTTGGAAAAGAAGAAAGGTGGTTTGGGGGTAAGAAACTTAGCGTTGATGAATAAAGCTCTCTTAGGCAAGTGGAATTGGCGTTTTGCCACTGAAAGAGAGGTGCTGTGGAAGAAAGTGATCAGTCACAAACATGGTGTAGAGGAGGGGGGTTGGTGTACTCGGGCCGAAAGAGGGAGGCATGGTGTAGGGCTGTGGAAAGCTATTAGAAAGGAATGGTTGGGTATGTATAGCAGTTTAGCCTTCCGTGTGGGCAATGGTCGAAGAGTGAGATtctggaaggataagtggtgcgGAGATGAGCCTCTCTACGAATCCTTCCCCTCTCTTTTTGCCATTTCTCAGGCTAAAGACGCGTGGGTTTCGGAAGTGTGGAACCCAGATGGTGTAGGCGATGGTTGGACCCCTTTGTTCTCAAGGGCgcttaatgattgggaaattGAGATGATGGAACAGTTTATGCTTAAAATCCAAGCTTTTAGGGTGCAAAGGGTGAACGAGGACAAGATAGTGTGGACAACATCTAAAAGTGGTGTTTTCTCAGTCAAGTCGCTCTACGCTATTTTGGAGCCTGGTGGTTCAGCTATGTTCCCTTATGTTGGTATTTGGAAAGCGAGTGTGCCGCCAAAGGTTGCTTTTTTCGCGTGGGAAGCATCTTGGGGCAAAATCTTAACTCTAGACCAACTTCAGAGGAGGGGCTattctttggcaaataggtgttttctttgtCTTGCTGAAGCAGAAACGGTGGATCATCTTTTACTCCATTGTGTTATGACGAGGACATTGtggaatcttcttttttctctctttggtgtGGAGTGGGTTCTCTCTGGTACAGTTAAGGATACTCTCCTGGGGTGGCATGGAGCGTTTGTGGGGAAAATCCGTAAAAAGGCGTGGCAAATGGcccccttatgtatattttggtcagtgtggaaggaaagaaattcgtTGGCTTTTGGGAACAAGGTGTTGTCAATCCAAAGGTTGAaacattcttttgtatgtaatttgtggtcATGGGTGaggatgtttatagttttgagccCGCGGTCTCTGGTTAGCTTTattgagtggctaggcttttgtTATAGGTAGGGGTTTTGGCTCGCTTCCTTGGTGTAGTGTCGAGGGGCTGCTTTTGTATACTCTTTGTATACCTAGAGGACACTagtttggtgtttcctctttcattttaatatacttcactttacttatcaaaaaaaaaaaaaaaaatttggtttctCTTGAGTTTATTTGATACTCTTAAATATCTCTTTCTTCTCAATGGTTCATTTTATCCAGTGGATTTTGCAACTGAGAGATTCAAATTATTATGCTTTTGCTGATAGGAAGTCATGGAGATGGGCATCCTTCAAACACTGATACACCCCTTGTTGTTTGGGGAGCAGGCGTTAAACATCCTAGACCAATGTCTGAAAGCAACCATTCTGATTGTGGTTTTCGTTTTGTGGATGAACATATGCATGACACACCGACACCTATAGAATGGGGTCTGAATGACTTGGAAAGGGTGGATGTTAATCAAGCTGATATTGCACCACTAATGGTTGTACAGTTTGTCTTTCTCAGGTTTCTTCTTTGAAGCttaattatttacttaaaaaccttttttattttatttttctggtGTGCTTATTGACTTTTGGCAGTCAACACTTCTTGGTTCTCCATGTCCTGTTAACTCTGTTGGCAATTTACCCCTCGGCTACATTAACATGACAGAGGTGAGTTCAACCCTTGATCAGTAGTTCACTTCTTAGTTTTAATGAAGGATTGCATGTTTTGTCATGGATATTGGAAtgcattttgttttgttttccattttatgAATTGAGTTGTTCCAGATTGAGAATGAATGAGTGAAAATATGACatctattttgttttattttttatgtccagGCAGATGAAGTTGAAGCTGTGCTCGCTAATACAAAGCAAGTTCTCAATCAGTTCCTTCGCAAGTCAAGTATCCTCTTTATATATCAAACTATTTCTTAGTTTTGTGGGCGTTAAGCATTGCTTCCCTTTTTCCCCATTGCTTTCTGTAGAAGATTATTGACTTTCTTCTGCATCTCTCTAAATTTATTGAATTACTTTTCCTTGCTCTCTGAAAATGTAACATAGTTGTTctgttttcaaaatttcaatgggtacatattattttttcatgctTTTATTTTGTCTATCATCTATTACTTCGATCCTGTTATTCATTTGCCCATTACATAAAAAGGCTGTTATTCATTAGTTACATCTGTCTAAGAATTTcttcatcatttattattttaaacctTCTGGAGATATGGGGGATAGGAGGGCAAGAAGCAGGGAATAACTTTGCTATTTTCTGTTAATTTTCTTGACAAGCTCAGAAATAAAGCAGTCAAATTCGTTAAATTTCAAGCCTTTCAAGCCCCTGGCTCATTATTCCTCAGTATTGGATCAAATTGAAGATCTGATATCTGTTAAAGACTATGATGCTGCAATGAGAGTAGCTCAAAATCTCAAAAGTTTGGCACTGGAGGGGCTTCATTATTTCCAAACTTACGATTGGTTGATGCTGATGACTGTAGTTACCCTTGGTTACATTGGATGGATGGTATATCTTGTTCTCCATGTGCTACAAAATTATACCTCCTTGCCAGAAAATATGTTCAGAAAGGAGCAAGCAGTCCATCTAAGAAATTACACTGGAAAGGTAATGTTCATATCAACTTAAACTCTTGAAATTACATTTgtccaaaaataagaaaaagagcaggaaaccaaaagaaagaaagaaagaaagaaatgaagagGGAGAGTGAGATAAGACATGTTAAATATATGAAGTTTGAATGCCACCCCCCCATCTCCCCAATTGTGGTGGCCTGGTGCTGTGAATGCATGAAGTTCAGGcctcttttgtatttttcaataCTTCCTATTTATTTGCATTTTGAACGTGTATCTCTTGAAAACTTTGATATAATAGGAGTTAATTAAGAAACATTTGTCCAAACATATGAAGTTTGAAGCCCTTGTTGCCAGGTGCTTTGAGTTCTGTGGAAACCTGAAGTTAATGCctcctttgtatttttcaatACTCTCTTTTCATTTGCATTGTGAATTTATAGCAATGTAAAAATGAGATACAAATAGGAGTTAATTAAGAATGTAGCTACTTGTGGATTCTTGTGGGAATTGGTTGGTAGTTTATTTCCTTCTCCTTGTGTTGCAATCATGTCTGAACCTTTTTGAAAAGGAGTAAGCATGTCATCAGAGAACATTCAATTGAGAAACAATCCAAGCAAGTAATGTTTATGTTAGTTTAACTTGCGGTAAAATGCAATAACTAATATGGTtagtaaaaacattttttaaaacgaaaggaaataggaaacaaatgaAAGAATTAGTTTGAGTTGCTGGACTCTAAACTCTAATCAAAAGTCCCCCTGATTATATATTTGCTGCCTAATGCATCTGTTTGAACTCTAAACAGAAGTTCTCCTGGCTGATTATGTGCCCCCCCACTATGcgcgttttttttttctattccaaCTGGGCTAGCTAATGCTATATAACCATTAAAGCATGCCATCTTGCACTTTATATGTCAGCCTTGCTGATCTATTTTTCTGTTTGTTGGTTGTTCTATTTGTGCCTTATTTGCTTCTTTGTGGTGGGTATCTGTCTTCCCCCTCTGTTATGTATGGGTTGATGGATGAGGAATACCACATAAATTTTACTTGGCAAATGACAAATGTTCCAAACATGTTGATGACACTTATGATCAAAACAGGTTATAAGTAGTTAGATTTCTTCTTTAACAATTTTTACAACTAGTGTTACACACCACTTggtcaaaaaagaaaaaagaaaaaagaaaaaaatgaaaaactaacaTACAAGGAGCGAGAACTGGAGTTTCTTTCAACATCTCCAATCAAGAATTTGGGGAGCTTGCATGTCCCATATCCTCACTCTTCCTTGTTTATCTTTTGCCTTCTTTTTGagatgtgagagtttgatcttTGGGTTCCTTAGGCATATTCCTGGTTAGTTTCCTTTTTAAAGCTTTGTCTATTTCTGTTAATATGGTCATTTTCCTTCTACTAAATTTCATTTGGAACTCTGAAGCCTCTTGTAGAGCTGAGCCTTGGCATGGCTTGTAACAAATAAGAAAGTTAATTCCAATAGTGTGCTTCAAAAGAGGAGGCCTTTCAAAGCCCTTTGCCCTGATTGGTGCATTATCTGGTTGAAGAGGGGAGAAACAGTTGACCCTTTTTTTGGCATTTCTCAGGACTATTGCATAAGCTGTTCAAACTTGCTAGGATTGATTTGGCTTCTCCCAAAAGTGTGATAGAGATGATGGTAATTTCCTTAAGGGGTTTTGAAGATCTTTTGAGGGGTTGAGTTCCTGGTATGTGGCTAGCCTCACTGTGATTTGGACTATTTGGCAAGAGAGAAAGGTTGGGATATTTTAAGACAAGTGAAGATCTACCGGGAACTCTTCAGGACTTGACTTATTGGTATACTTCTACCACTGATGCCTTTGCTAGTATGCCCTTGTTATCATCGGATTGGTATCACATTTGTAGAACCAAGAAGTTAGGCAATGACTCAACCTGAGTGGTTTCCACCTCCAGTGAGCTCTATAGAATTTAATTTCGATGGTTGTTCCTTGGGAAACCTATGACAGTTTAACTGATGACAGCTTGGGATTGGAGGAATGTTAGAAGATAATTGTGTGGTACTCAAAGCACTTTCTAAACCAGTGGAGAGCATATATTGGTATTGGTATTGCTACTGCTATTGAGGCAGATATACAACCTCTGTTAGTGGGGTTTATTGCAGCCTAAAGCTTTTATTCTTCAGATTTGTGGGTTGTTGGTGACTACGCCATTTTCATTTTAGCCTAAAGAAAAGAAGTTTATGGAATGGAAGTATGATGGTGGAACtgtcaaattttttatgttacTAGACACTTGAGATGTTCTTTTTCTTGGCTCCATACATTGCTAACCAAGAAGTGGATTTTTTAGCCAAGTGAGGGGCCAAACACTTTTAGCATTCTTTGTCGGGGACTTTACCCCCTTGAGCTATGATCTGTAGCTTTGGATTGTATTTTTGGTTTCCTTCATAAGTCGTGCTGCTTATTTTGCTCTTTTTTAATGAGATTGACATATCGACCCTTTTTTAtcagttttttcatttttgtgtaAATCTTGGAAAGAGTCCTATCCTTCTTTAACTTGATGAGATTTAATGTAATGTATTATCTTGTTTCtagtgaagaaaaatagaaatccAATGcaatatattttcttgtttctgattcagaaaaaaaaaggataaaaaaaatccaagatattgtatttgttttaatttagttaatttatacattatattttataaagcaTTGCTCATTCACATCTTTTCAGAGCTCTGTAGCAGGCTTCTTTTTCACTACCACCATTTACTCTCCATCATGTGTCATTCATCATCTAATTTCATTGTGTCTAATTATgcattatatttcttatatttcttCTTATCTATGACAGGTATATCTTTGTGGATATCTGTTGATTGGAGTGCTTTGTCTTCTGCTGTTCCTGGAGCACTCTCCTCCCCTTTACCATGCATACACTGCTATGACAGTATTTCTCTGGACACAAATATTTAGTGAGTATTGGTTTTTGAAAGGATTATGGAGACACTTACGTCGGAGTAAATATGATTATATCATTAAACTCCTTGCAACTTGTGCTGTTTCAATATTCATTCTTGAATTCCTGGTATGTGGGGATCAAACTTATCAACAATTGTTCTGTGATTATCCATGTTGAAGTGGCTTCTGAGCATCCTAATTTGTCTTAATTGGCACATTGTGCAGGTGAACAGCTTCACTGAGAGGAAGCTCTACACTTGGTGCTTTCTAGTAGTGGGAGTTGTTgcttctgtttttctttttaaatcaattcCATGGAGATCTGGGATACCAATTTTTGTGTGGGTTGCATGTTGGTTTTTGTCTGTTTTCACTTTGATGCCAGCAGAAATTCCTGATAATAATCAACTAGTGTAAGTCAATTCACTCAAGTTTGTCCCTCTGTATTCCTTATTTTGATCCCTTGAAATGTCAAAGCTTTTTATAGGACCAGACAGTTATCATGATTGCCATAATTGTTAGTGATGTTCCAAATTGTTCAAACTGTCACATAGGGAAGCCAAGGGGTAATTAAAAAATGTCTGGCTGTCCcaaattttattacttaaaagCCATAAGAAGAGGAAATATCATCAAATAACTTcatgatattaaaataaatgcTCTCCCTGTTGTGAATACTCAAATTCATCCTTTTCCccaaaaaattataacatttgTTAAGGTCATATGCTCAATCATTGACAAGGAACCTCTTCCATTTAGTGagtccttttttatttttatttttatttttatggttgaaTTGCTGTGGAAAATATAGGACGAGAAGTTAAAATTCTCTCTTATATAAATTACGTGTGTGGGATTAAGCTACACTATGTTAGTGCCTTTGTGGATGAATGTCTGATTAGTTAATTGCTTTACATTTGCAAAAGATGATTGTACATTGTGTTTGAAACTACATTTAGTTTGCCTCCTCTTTCTCATGGAGTATCTGGCCTTCCTAGTTTAAAACTGaagtttatttatatataacacTATTATATCATTAACAGGATTATAAAATTGTAGCATCAATTGAGGATATTGGTTCAATTGGTTGTTATGTGTGAGTTGATCATGACTTGTGagttaacaattatttttgtgtaGGATTGCAAGTGGaattatgattatcatgatAGGAATAGCTGCAAGGATACTGGATATGCATACTGAAAGGAATAAATATTGGCTATGCATCCTTAGTCATGATAGGCAGAAACACCGGTTCCCCATGCTCTTCCACTTACAGGTGCAGAATATGTCTTTTACTCTCCAGATATTAGAATCTTAAAAATTTTTGCTACTAAACAATCTGAAATTAGTATTTTCATTACATTAAAATTAGGCACTTTTGGTTGGGTTGTCATCATTGATGGTGTCATTATCAACGTCTCACAGAACTCAAAAGCAAGAACTGCTTCCAGCGCACCAGTTGATTAACTGGTCTATTGCTGGTATACTTTTGGCATATCCCTTTTTTCTGCTTTGTTTTACCAATGCTATTCAGGGCTTTCCTATACAGTTTAGATTatcaaatgatttatttttctctttctcctctttttttttttttttcaataattaactaaaatactcaaaatgttcatttcattttatatggtactaacttttttttatttttttttgtactgtACCAACTGGCACTGATAATTAGCATACCGTTTCTTTGTGTTAACCATGTGCTTACTGATAGAacattgctttgattgattgAGTGCACTGTAAGTGACTAATATTGTTAAGAAACCTTATCTGCAAAAATGGCATTTCATACTGGAAGAGAAATTATTTAAGCtaaaaatggaaatgagaaCTACATCTTCAGAAAAATTTCATATCAAGCTTACAATGTATTGTCTGACTACATTTTGTACATTGATCATTAGGCCTATAGCACTACAACTGCACAAACATAGCATATTTCTAGATTGAATATAATCACACACATGTAATTCAAGTACCTGAATCATTAGTCTGTTTCTTTGTTATTTATAAGCATtgctgatttttattttgacaaacatgcattaatttttttttttttttgggtagagATGCTCATTGTTTCTGTATGTTTACTCTTTCCTTTTTGAACCTTGTATGATTCAATGCCGAGTTTCATCAGCTTGAAACAGTCATGGCTgcatgtttgtttatttatttatactatttatgattttaataagGATACATGTCTAACTTATCCTGTTAATTtgtttttcaggtttctcgatGGTTCTCCCTTTGTTTTCAGCAAGTGGCCTCTTGTCCCGACTGACTTCTATATTTCTTGGCTTTGCACCCACATTCCTACTTCTATCAATTGGGTATCTCTAATTTCTAGATCACTGTGATGCTATTACTGGTTTAACAATTAGTGGACATGCAGAATGTTCAGATACAAATAAATGACATCCTTTTGGTAAAACTCATGCAGATACGAAGCTGTCTTCTATGGTGCACTTGCTCTTGTACTTATGGCATGGATGCTATTTGAAAATACACTTCTCTATTTAAGTAAGGTGAAAATGTCCTCTGCTTCCATGAAAAATATGGAGGGTAAAGTCATCCTTGACAATGATGATAGATGCTTGCAGTTGTTTGATGTGAGAATCCCATTGATCTT
It contains:
- the LOC100254323 gene encoding uncharacterized protein LOC100254323 isoform X1, with the protein product MGGDGILGFGDVEQIKEATSGKRRWLKRRERWLVVLGVVLHAVYMLSIFDIYFKTPIIHGMDPVTPRFKAPAKRLVLLVADGLRADKFFEPDSDGNYRAPFLRSIIKEQGRWGVSHARPPTESRPGHVAIIAGFYEDPSAVTKGWKANPVEFDSVFNRSRHTFAFGSPDIVPIFCSALPHSTWNSYPHEFEDFATDASFLDEWSFDQFQSLLNSSNKDPKLKQLLLQDNLVIFLHLLGCDSNGHAHRPYSSIYLNNVKVVDRIAENVYNLVEDFFKDNQTAFIFTADHGMSDKGSHGDGHPSNTDTPLVVWGAGVKHPRPMSESNHSDCGFRFVDEHMHDTPTPIEWGLNDLERVDVNQADIAPLMSTLLGSPCPVNSVGNLPLGYINMTEADEVEAVLANTKQVLNQFLRKSKIKQSNSLNFKPFKPLAHYSSVLDQIEDLISVKDYDAAMRVAQNLKSLALEGLHYFQTYDWLMLMTVVTLGYIGWMVYLVLHVLQNYTSLPENMFRKEQAVHLRNYTGKVYLCGYLLIGVLCLLLFLEHSPPLYHAYTAMTVFLWTQIFSEYWFLKGLWRHLRRSKYDYIIKLLATCAVSIFILEFLVNSFTERKLYTWCFLVVGVVASVFLFKSIPWRSGIPIFVWVACWFLSVFTLMPAEIPDNNQLVIASGIMIIMIGIAARILDMHTERNKYWLCILSHDRQKHRFPMLFHLQALLVGLSSLMVSLSTSHRTQKQELLPAHQLINWSIAGFSMVLPLFSASGLLSRLTSIFLGFAPTFLLLSIGYEAVFYGALALVLMAWMLFENTLLYLSKVKMSSASMKNMEGKVILDNDDRCLQLFDVRIPLIFMVLFNVAFFGTGNFASIASFEISSVYRFITIFSPFLMAALLIFKLFIPFMLVICVFSAITKLIQIPRLGCYFLVILFSDVMTIHFFFLVRNTGSWMEIGNSISHFGIVSAQVVFVLLLFALTNIYTRDIQTRSVLPSSRKAL
- the LOC100254323 gene encoding GPI ethanolamine phosphate transferase 1 isoform X2 — translated: MRILVQLQKDGKLIQLSSILCLTEAGIHLLSVVQILFQYFAVPCHTVPGIHILMSLKTLLLVCVNADASFLDEWSFDQFQSLLNSSNKDPKLKQLLLQDNLVIFLHLLGCDSNGHAHRPYSSIYLNNVKVVDRIAENVYNLVEDFFKDNQTAFIFTADHGMSDKGSHGDGHPSNTDTPLVVWGAGVKHPRPMSESNHSDCGFRFVDEHMHDTPTPIEWGLNDLERVDVNQADIAPLMSTLLGSPCPVNSVGNLPLGYINMTEADEVEAVLANTKQVLNQFLRKSKIKQSNSLNFKPFKPLAHYSSVLDQIEDLISVKDYDAAMRVAQNLKSLALEGLHYFQTYDWLMLMTVVTLGYIGWMVYLVLHVLQNYTSLPENMFRKEQAVHLRNYTGKVYLCGYLLIGVLCLLLFLEHSPPLYHAYTAMTVFLWTQIFSEYWFLKGLWRHLRRSKYDYIIKLLATCAVSIFILEFLVNSFTERKLYTWCFLVVGVVASVFLFKSIPWRSGIPIFVWVACWFLSVFTLMPAEIPDNNQLVIASGIMIIMIGIAARILDMHTERNKYWLCILSHDRQKHRFPMLFHLQALLVGLSSLMVSLSTSHRTQKQELLPAHQLINWSIAGFSMVLPLFSASGLLSRLTSIFLGFAPTFLLLSIGYEAVFYGALALVLMAWMLFENTLLYLSKVKMSSASMKNMEGKVILDNDDRCLQLFDVRIPLIFMVLFNVAFFGTGNFASIASFEISSVYRFITIFSPFLMAALLIFKLFIPFMLVICVFSAITKLIQIPRLGCYFLVILFSDVMTIHFFFLVRNTGSWMEIGNSISHFGIVSAQVVFVLLLFALTNIYTRDIQTRSVLPSSRKAL